In Candidatus Dormiibacterota bacterium, a single genomic region encodes these proteins:
- a CDS encoding cysteine dioxygenase, which translates to MTPQPDALAERTIEQLVDGLRGIPGAVFTRERVLREIGRTVLDPGSLGPYLFFRRSHYTRNLIFRNDLFEVVAIGWEPAQASAIHNHRGQECWMG; encoded by the coding sequence ATGACGCCACAGCCTGACGCGTTGGCCGAGAGGACCATCGAGCAGCTGGTCGACGGGTTGCGCGGCATTCCGGGGGCCGTCTTCACGCGCGAACGCGTGCTGCGGGAGATCGGCCGGACGGTGCTCGACCCCGGTTCGCTCGGGCCATACCTGTTCTTCCGGCGCAGTCACTACACGCGCAACCTGATCTTCCGCAACGACCTGTTCGAGGTCGTGGCGATCGGCTGGGAGCCGGCGCAGGCCTCGGCGATCCACAATCACCGGGGCCAGGAGTGCTGGATGGG